The DNA segment CAAAGAGTAACCTCTTCTACTTTAAATGATAGAGTGATGGTTATGTGACTGCTGTGGGTCttcgtgtgtgagtgtgctgtGTCCCTTctgaacagaaagaaaaaagagaaacacatgTCTCAACTGACATGCAGACAGGAAATCAGCTCTGAACGTAGTTATTGTGGCTTTGCTAACAAGGCTAATTGATAGGCTAAATGCTACAGTAAATACTGCTTcaagaaaacacaaatgttaAAGACACATAACCTTAAACTCTTTAAGACTCtctacttttttgtttttttgctgccgCCATTGAAATGTTAAGTTTGTTTGCACGTCACaccatatgtatatatgtccCCTGGTCACTACTGCTTCTAGTGCTTTAAAAAATTGGACGTCTTTTGCCAATCTcgtttcattgttttttttgtattttggaaAGCCTCTTGGCTAATTCTGTCATTTTTATACCATgggtatttattaatttgcaaTGTCCCTTCTTAAATAAACCAATCTGAACTGAACTGGGAGCAGGCATGTTATAGCTGCTTTGTCTGAAATATTAATTTACAACATTATCACTGAAATGTAATCACTTCTTTTGGTTATAAGGTGTTGCTTTTTTACAGTACTTTGAACATAAAGTAACAAATAATGCAGACCCATGAATTTGAAAAATGTGACTAAGTAAAAAATGTCAAACCTCTGAATCCCTCTGTGCTTCCAGTTCATATCAGGCTGTGTGTGCTGTAGGTTTGCACCAGTTTCTTTTACCTGGTGTTTAAGTCAGAAGTGGAGGATTACCTGTTCAGGAAgcaggaggggaggaagagacacagctccatgagtgtgtgttttaagaGCCTGTCAGGAGAGCTAACTTTATGACCCGCTGCTGCAGGGTTTACACAGACGCTCACTGTGAATATTCAATCAGGAAAGGTGCCTGCCAGCTAACGTGAGCTGACAGGAAGGGAAACCAGCCGCTAGGCTGATAGATGAGTATAGATCTCAGGTGAAAGGTGAGAGTGCTGAAGCTGcgtcctcttcctctgtctgtcttgtctgtTGTGGTATTCTGTCtggagctggtgtgtgtgtgtgtgtgtgtgtgtgtgtgtgtgtgtgtgtgtgtgtgtgtgtctagatGTTAAGTACAGGGGCTGAATGGTGTGTGTAGAGAGGTCTTTAATTAGAGCAGGAAGACACGGCTCAGGAGACGCACTACACTagctttaagtgtgtgtgtgtgagtgtgtccatgcaagtacatgtgtgtgtgtgtgtgtgagtgtctgtaaCATCCTGCACGCGTCAATAGTGTCAGGGTCCATCTTGCTAATTCCACAAGTGTCTgctcggtgtgtgtgtgcgtttgaaCGTCTTAAATTAGTTTGCATGACTCCCCAAAATGTCAAGCAGGGATTTTATTCCTCCACTGACTCCATCAATTAAACATCCACAGACTGTCTGAAAAGTTGATAAAACATTCTGTTCTTTATAACTGAATTTACTGTGGAACACTGAGTCGAGTCGGTGGAATCCTCTGGCGACACTGAGCCAAGTTGCTAACAGTGAATTGCGTCCAGTCAGCCATATTTGGTTGCTGGATAAGTGGTTTGTTGCTGCCCTGGTAAACTGGACTAACAGGCCAGTTTATTTTTTAGGAAACATTCCAGTTCTTTctcccctctgctcctctgtatgctttatttatttcagttggCTAATCATCTCAAAATATTTTGTCCAAACTTATTATAGATAACAAGAAAACGGCATTAATCTgttataatatttatttgttacattacttacaaataatgctatttTCTTTATTGCAGATGTTACAGAACAGAAATTGTACTGTACccatattctttttttttgtaggtaAGAGCCCACACCTTCTCCAGTAgacttttaaaacattaaaaacatgtccACCACCGACCTGTATAATGTCAATCCATTTTAACGGAATTCTGTGTAATGGATTTTCTGGTCAGGTCAGAAAAGTGTACAAATTAGGTGCTGCATTGGCAATTTGAGCCCATTCTTCTCACCTAGTACATAGGTGGTTTAAATGAGCAGGTTTTGAATGCATTCAGACCtggatttgattaaaaaaaatttgcTCTAACTACTTAGAATCTCTACAATAAAACCTGGAGCGTGTCACTACAGTAGTAATGATTTTGATTTTAGTGTTGAATTATGAGACTGtatgaattattttttcttttaaaaaagattttttaagAGAGGAAATAATGACATTATTACTCCATTAACATACAgtattaaagatatactatgcagatttttttttctatgaaaCAACATATAGTCTCATACAGAAGTAAATCCtgtcaatcatcacttatgacccagtGTGGGGGgaggtgtatttatctgcagagactctgccctccaCCTTGATTTTCTCATTTTCGTCATATTTTGCTGTTGAGCTTAGTCCTGGGCACAGCACACAGTTTAGGTCAGgactttttaattaaaaaggtTGCAACCACATTCCAGACTGTAGCAGCACGCATCCAGGAGCAAGTTACGAAAATTGTGGATGTAGCACTGAAAATATAGTGAACAGTAAATCTGGGGTTgactattgcacatctgtccgtcctggaagagggagccctcctcagttgctcttcctgaggtttcaacctttgtttttctccattAAAGGGTTCTTTGGGGGAATTTTTCCTTTTCCGCtgcaagggtcctaaggacagagggacgtcgtatgctgtaaagccctgtgaggcaaactgtgatttgtgatattgggctttatgaattgaactgaattgaaattAACTGACTTTCACTTTCCCCTGCAGTACagtactgtttacaaacagtaactgatgattcctgcatagtatatcttcaAGGTTAaagattaaagggatagtgcacccaaaaatgaaaattcagccattatctactcacccatatgccaagggaggctcaggtgaagttttagagtcctcacaacacttgcggagagccaaggggagaggaggtagcaacaaaccctaatggaggcttatggcgccccagattcaaacgtccaaaaacacataattgaaaccacaaaatatctccatactgctcgtccgtagtgatccaagtgtcctgaagccccgacataaaaaattgtttggaaaaaacatcatttgaactctgtttttagcctcactgtagcctgtagctctaactgcctctctgtgcaccgcatTCACATGTGCGCACTTGCGCAagtcaattatgtgtttttggacgtttgaatctggggcgccgtcagcctccattaggtggagttttgttgctaccccctctccccttggatctccgcaagtgttgtgaggactctaaaacttcacctgagcctccctcggcatatgggtgagtagataatgggtgaattttcattttttgggtgcactatcccttcaAGTTGATGTACCAGTACAATTAATAGTATGATTTTGAGATATTAGATGGAggttgctgtatttttttttttttttttttttctttacaagtCAAGAGATGGGTCCAAATAGAATACTGTGGAGGTACTCACCTTTTTAAAACATAAGATTTAACCTCCCTTTCCATCATTTTTGTACATTTCCTTTTTAAAGTATAATCAAGTAATAAACtgatacatttaaaatatataattgtTTTTCTAAATTTGCATTTACATGAGGAATTAATAAAGGcaaatgaaatgataaaaagaTCATCTGGAGTAGTAGTAAAACACATTCAATAATCCTTGTCTCGCTCTTCTGTTGCAGCTCCCATGCTTTCGTTCAGCCATGCTTCCTGGATATGGATTCTCACCTTTTCCTGATTTCCAACCCCACCTTCACGCTTTTCGCTGCCGAGGAGACAGTCCCAGCATGTGGATTCCTGGCTCAGGGGAGTCCCCGTCTTTGAACGAGGCCCAGGAGGACAGGCCTCTCCTCCACCCGTGCCACCACAAGCATGTTGCTGTTTGCCAGCAGGAAACATTGGCTTTTATTGAGCTACAACCACCAGTGACTCCTAAACTAAACGGTCTTGGCTCTTCGAGGCAAACTGTTATTCCAGAGGCCCAATGCACAACACACTCCCTGCCCCTGAATGgtttcaaacacacactaaacgaACTGAATGATATGCAGAATGGCTGCCACAGGACAGACAACGAGCATGAAACGACACTGAATTTAAACTCTCACACACCTGAGGGTGACTGCGAGCTTGAATGCCAAAATGGCAACAGGACTTCTTTGCAGGAGCAGACAGAGAAACCTCGTTCTGTCACAACACTGTGTCGTCCTCTCCACTCAGCTCTCAGCCTCCCTCTGCCattccctctgtcctctctatACACAAACAGAGACTCTTGGGAATCTCAGTTACCCTGCTCCCCATCCTCACCTGAAGGTCCTGGGTGTCAGAGCCCAGACTTCTCCCAGCCGCAGAGGAGGACGTCACAGGGTTCACTGAAAGAGAAGTCTATCCGTGAGTGTGCGGCTCCTTTCACTATGACAGAGTTAATGTAACAAATCAGGCTTTACATGCTTTATCTCGATctaataaagttatttttttgaTTCCAGGGCGAAAGATGCAGGTCTATTCCCCAGACAGCCAGAGCGATGAATCTCTCAGCAGCCCGATCCTGGACGCAGACTACATCTTCCCAGGACCTTTTGCATCTTTCCTGGAGGAAGacctctgtggattatcttcccTGGAGGCCATTTCAAGCCCTTCATCCACAGACGGTGTTACAGATCTCCCAAACCTCAGTCACGATGATATTTTTGATCTACCCACAGAACCACTGCAGATAATAGAGGACTCGCTGCCAGGGTTGGGGTTAGAGAGCGGGAGTGTAGGGAGGTCAAGTGCCACAGGAGGGAGCTTTTTGCCACGCGGCCGTCAGGCAGATCAAGAACGGCGGCGGTTCTCAGCCTCAGAACTGATATCTAGACTGCAGCTGTCTCAGAGGAAGAACTCCTTCACCTTGAAGCTGGGGAAGTCGCTATCTGCACGGGTAGCCTCCAGGGACAGACAGAGCACCAACAGCATCAGTCTCAACACTGACTGTGAGTAGAGAACAGAACCAACATTACGGTAACATTTCATTGAAAAGTAGACCATAGTGTGTCACTACAAACAACCAAGAGCAGTATAAAAACCCATTACAATCAAATACCACATACCACAAAAACAGTTAAAAGCCTCAGTTTTTCAACACATTGCTCAGTGTCAAACCTCAACCATTTGGGCTGCTGTATGAAGAGGAAACTAACTCTTAACCTATTGGCTCCAGCCTTGTCTCATGAGGGCAAAGGTCAATATTTGGGACAAGTGAAATTCCAAAATTCACAGACTCTTAAACCTAATATGAgaaaatgttttactttaacTTGGAAACATTAGTCTCTTAATCAGTTATTTGACGAACAGAATTTTTTTATGTGAGTTCTGGGCTGTTggttaaacaaaacaagcaatgagGAGACATTACTTCAGGCTCAGGGCTAATAATAGGGACTAACTGATACTAATAGATACACCAATTTTTGAAAGTGGTTCAGTATTGACcactccagctgcagctgtgaaacTGGCTCCACTTATAGAGTTTATGCACAGTCAGTGTACGTCCACTCAAAGTGTttggttttgccactgacatgcACAGATTGTTATCTCAGTATCTGAAAATATTACgtaaaggatccctacagagaaataaaacacttttcctTACCCTTGATAAGGTCTGTTTATTAGTGTGTGTATCCAagtctcactcactcactctcaccAAATCTACCTTCGGGTACAAATAaagttaccttaccttaccttaccttaccttaggTAAAGTCGCATTCTGAATTCTCTCCCTTTCTGCACTGTGGAAATCAACTAAATATTCAGCCGTAAAATGGAAATCTTTTAGGAAATATTAAGctactctttcttttctttcaacacaacacactctTCCAGGCACTATTCTCTCCAACTCTTGCTATAGTTTCTATGATTGAGCGAGACTTGGATCAAGCAAAAACGTAAGAAAAATGAATTATTTCTCTGTAAGGATCCTTTCTGTAATATTGTCGGACACTTAAAACAACAATCTGagcatgtcagtggcaaaaacaaacacttttagtagatataaattgacagtgcacagTTGCTTGTAGGGGTTACGTTGCAGCCTGTCTCTCTCTTAATGCTGggccagtttcaaaaattgttgtctccatgagtcgcttagacacaaaaacatgggaaaataggttAAAATTTCTGAAGTGTCCCAGTAAATGTAACTAATGAATTTATTGTGTTTATAAAACAATTGTCAACAGATGAAtcataaatgataataattacTGGGGGCTTCAGATGCTGTGTAATCACAATGTGCCTGGTACGAGTCCAGCTTTAGacttttgttgcatgtcattttGTTCTTTTCCCCTGTCTTATTTCCCCTCACGTCTCGCCTCTGTACTATCTAATACAGgctaaaatgtctaaaaaacaTAGTagggaaaagaaaatgtttgttaCCCCCAGAGACTAGGTAACTGGGTAATTTAAATGTTTGGTAgattaagaagaagaagacacaaaTAGGTGAACTGCGAGCAAAGAGTCTAAAACAGCTGATTATGTCAAGAAGCTGTTCTGTGTATTTCAAGTGTTGCTGCAGTTTTACATCTGAAGAAGCTGTCCATAAACATCCAGCAAGGTGCAAACAGAGAGTACTGTTTCATGAACTTTTATAACATGAGGTCCATTGCTCTTCCCTGGACCTCACACCTGCACTGTCTACTTTCTATCCTCTTTAGATAAGTCCAGCACCAAGCATCGCAGCTCAGGAGGCTCTAGTGACAGCGCTCCTCAGAGTCCTGTTGGACCTGCACCTGCTCTGCCCAGCAGTGACAATGGCATGCCTTTGCACCGTTGGAGCACAAAACTCGGGTAAACAGACTTAGAATATTTATAAACCGAAAAGATTAAAAGACATGTATTAATGTCAGCtcacttttttttcacagaatgCGAAAGAAGTCAATAGAGGAGGACGTCAGCACACTTCCAACCGTTGCTGGTTCCAATCGATTATCACGGTTTTTGCCCAGTTGTAAGTTTCCCCTTTTCAAGTCTTTTTAGCCAGTGCACCTCATTAAACCAAGATTTGTTGGATTTCCCATAATATCCTTTTTTACTCCCCTGCAGCGATTCTGTACCAGGAATACAGTGATGTCGCCATCAACAGAGAGATCCAGAGGCAGCAAGGGAAGGAGCCAGGCACAGAGGATGATGGGCTCAGGGACGAAGGGTCAGACGGGACCCCGTCTCCTTCTAATCTGTCTCCATCCAGCTCCTTCCGCTCATCACGAGGTTCTGCTTTTGCACTGTGGCAGGACATCCCCGATGTTCGAACCAGCGGCCAGCTCGACAACTTCAGCAATGAGGAACGTAAATTACAGGAGGTGAATGAGATGTTGCAGAATTTTGTTTATCTTTGGACAGCTGTCCGCTAGTTAATGTTCTGTAGATCAGAGGCTCTCAATCATTTTTCAGCCAAGGAGCCCTGAGAAGATAGAGAATATACCTGGGGCCCCCTCATGTTTCTCCTTTGGAATAATCTGATGTATTTTTTCACTTCTATAGCCTCAGCAATGCctggaggcatcaggcattgatgactacacagttctttcctaagataaaacaaaacaagatgaaacagattaacacaatgatgaactatttatttttaacaaaaataaacaattgtgcaacagcagttgaaatagtgtgaaatatctccacacagcagattctctccttcgctccatgacgtatgacgtagctcgcatcgcaatagatttaaagggaaaggatcgcctcaggtataggttgcattttccgatacctgatccatctattttgatgatatctgGGCCGATTTTCtatccagatatcggatcgaAAAATCCCTATCACATATGTCAGGAAACACCCCACCTCTAAATTCTGAAGCTTTTATGGGTCTcaaaaaaaggtggttgctaacaagtggctcaATGAAACTACATAACATCATCATGGCAAACACAGCTTTAAAGCCTCATCGTGGTAGGGATATTAA comes from the Epinephelus lanceolatus isolate andai-2023 chromosome 8, ASM4190304v1, whole genome shotgun sequence genome and includes:
- the arhgef19 gene encoding rho guanine nucleotide exchange factor 19; translated protein: MLPGYGFSPFPDFQPHLHAFRCRGDSPSMWIPGSGESPSLNEAQEDRPLLHPCHHKHVAVCQQETLAFIELQPPVTPKLNGLGSSRQTVIPEAQCTTHSLPLNGFKHTLNELNDMQNGCHRTDNEHETTLNLNSHTPEGDCELECQNGNRTSLQEQTEKPRSVTTLCRPLHSALSLPLPFPLSSLYTNRDSWESQLPCSPSSPEGPGCQSPDFSQPQRRTSQGSLKEKSIRRKMQVYSPDSQSDESLSSPILDADYIFPGPFASFLEEDLCGLSSLEAISSPSSTDGVTDLPNLSHDDIFDLPTEPLQIIEDSLPGLGLESGSVGRSSATGGSFLPRGRQADQERRRFSASELISRLQLSQRKNSFTLKLGKSLSARVASRDRQSTNSISLNTDYKSSTKHRSSGGSSDSAPQSPVGPAPALPSSDNGMPLHRWSTKLGMRKKSIEEDVSTLPTVAGSNRLSRFLPSSILYQEYSDVAINREIQRQQGKEPGTEDDGLRDEGSDGTPSPSNLSPSSSFRSSRGSAFALWQDIPDVRTSGQLDNFSNEERKLQEAKFELVTSEASYIRSLTIAVDHFMLSQELAECLGAQDKQWLFSKLPEVKGVSERFLEDLEHRLEEDILRFDVCDIVLDHCPALRRVYLPYVTNQAYQEQTYQRLLHENPRFPGILARLEEDPICQRLPLTSFLILPFQRITRLKMLVENILKRTTPGSRDEDTATKAFNELKKIIKECNSSVQSMKRMEELIHLNKKINFEGKIFPLISQSRWLVKHGELLEVDTQMMSISGSKLKFPTKPVYLHLFNDCLLLSRRKDTWKFMVFVHAKIGELKVKDLSQKLQGISGFIFHLQLCEGQHLKHQILLKSHTESGKQRWITAMFPSDPLEDIEQASENDDISQVQCIKSYQAQEHDELTLEKADILHAKTITSDGWVEGIRLSDGERGWFPKTYVEEITSRSARLRNLRENIRIKCVTQKLEGED